The following nucleotide sequence is from Aspergillus luchuensis IFO 4308 DNA, chromosome 1, nearly complete sequence.
gaggcgagggcCCGGGTACCTTCTAGGGCCATGAGGTTGATTACGGGGTTGGTGTTGCGCGCGTAGAGGGCTTCCACTGTTGGGTGGTCGATTGTGTTAGCTTGACGGtttggggggggagggtaCTGGGGAGGACTAACCCGCATGCGCGATGGCATTGACACCGCTCGTCGCACTCATGGCCACCGGCAAAGTCATAGTCAGGTCCACATCGTAGATTACAGTCCCCGGGAGGATCTTCGGGTCGGAGCgagtcttcttcaatccgTCGGCGGTTTCACCCAGAATCGGGGTCATTTCACTGCCTGCGTAGGTGGTCGGGATACAGATGTGCGGCAGTCCTGTGCGGATGCTGATGGCTTTGCCCAGGCCGATGGTGCTACCACCGCCGATGGAGACGACGCAGTCGGCGCTCTGGGCTTTGGCGTATTCCAATGCCTTGTCGGTGATGTGGGTGGGAGTGTGCATGGTGGCTTCGGTGAAGATGCCGGCCACTTGGCCGTTCAGGACGGTCTTGACATTCTCGGCTTGGGAGACTTGCTGCGGGGtcgagaggaggagaggtgcTTTGAGGTTTTGGCGGGCAAGCTCGTCGGGGAGCTTCTTCAAGGTGCCGCTGCCGAAGATGACTCGGCCGGGATTGGCGTTGTATTCGAAGGAGTccatggtggttgtggtggtgatggtgatgcttggagttgtggatgaggggaagggatgagGATAGCGGGGGAGGGAAACTCAAGTGAGAATCATGATCGGTATATATCTTTGCCTAGATCGACCCATGAATTGGTATTCTAGGAACCCGAACAGCCGACGAAGCTTGATCATCATGAATAATCCCCCACACCCCACCGATCCGGAGCAAACGTCATGAAGTTATTGGGGCAAAGGCCTTTGCCGTGGGTCGCCCGTGGAGGGGCTCGGCAGTTGGTTGTTGTTCATGCCGATACTATACTATGAACAGATATGCGATTAACTTCAGTGTTTACAATACTCGGTGATCAATTAAACCAAAAGCGGTTCTAATTATTTGGTGTTTGTGATATTTATGATACAGTGTGTAGTTACCCTACATTGGCAAATCCCCCTTGTCGAGCTTCAACACCGTATCTTTAGGGCTGACCTGCGCCCACTCCAACGTCTTCTTCCatatcttctcctgcttctccccaTCCTGACTCTCAGGCGAGCTCTCATCCTTTCTCAAAAGAGTAAAGTAACCCGCCTCCTCCGCATATTTCTCACTCACGGCCAACTCGACCACATCCTCCCCAGCCTCCGTAGCCGTGCGCATAGTCGGGTCAAGTAGTCTCAACAGCGGCCGCAGTGGCTGGATTATGAAACGGGAGATGATCCTAAGAATTAGCGGCGTGTTGGTGCGCAGCGCGCGAGAATCACTCAGGTTGCCTGGATTGATAGCTACAGCCTTGATTTGTTTTAGATTGTCGTCCTGATGTAGACCCAATGTCAGTATACTGGGCCCGGAAGACTGCAAGGAAGCAAGATAATACCTGAATCAACTGCCCGTTCAACGCATACATCCACATGATAATCGCCAACTTCGATACCGCATACTGATAGAACCCCTTCCCCCTAACATCTTCGTCCGCCTTCTTGATCGGTTTCACCAGCACGTCCAGATCCTCTGGAATGGTAGGCGGATACTTCTCCAATCCATTCTTACCGGGCCAATGAGCATCACTACCGAAGAGAATAACTCGTCCAGAGTTCGATCCGAATGAACCGAGCAGACGCAGTACTAGCGAGGCGTGAGCAATATGGTTCACCTGGAAGGTCTTATCCAGCTCATCGGCAGTTGTTTCGACCTCGCTAGCTAGGTTCCAGTAGTATGCGTTGCAGATGATGCTTGCTAGAGGGGGCAGTGTGCCATTGGTGATTTCAGTGGCTAGGGTCTGCGCGAATGTGGTCACCTCGGAGAGTTTGGAGAGGTCTAGTTTTCGGATTGAGGTGCTTGGATTGAAGAAGGGCGTGATGGTGTCGTTGAGACgcttggtgttggggtccGAAGTGGAAGGGTTGCGGACGGTGAGGACGAGAGTATAGTCTGGGTATTTAGTGAGGAAGTGATGGACTGCTGGGATGGCAAGAGAGCTGTTGGCTccggtgaggaggatggttcCTGGCATTGCGGTGGAGTGATgtatgatggtgatggaagGGTATGGGGTACAATGGCTTATGTGAGATGCTTTAAGGGCTGGTTGGCGCTTATTATCATTCTTTATGTTGCTTTCCCCTGCTGCCAAGACAGTCTAATACAGCTGCTAATCCTGGACAGCTGAAGCTGCTAGCCCTGAACTAGAAGCCGACAAGGCTGTGTGCAACCGCAGTTCTTTGTGCCTGGATTTCATGCGATTGGAGCAAGATTGCGAGATACACTAGTTCTGCTCGGCTACGATGCGACACACTATTCAGATAAGCTGGGTTACACTAATGGCTGATCATCTAGAGATATTAGCATCATTGAGTACGTATTTGCAAAGCACACTCCCAGTTTTGTTTTCCCGACACCAATGCTATGCATAACCTCCCGCTTTGGGTATCAATAAAACCACATTCGATTCCAGTTAATCCAAGTCAGCGAAAGCCATGATTTGCTGTccacccttgcccttggctTTCGTCTTCTTGCGCTTGTTCTGTGCCTTGTCCTGGCGGCCGCCGGCGTCGCTGTCATCCGAGTCGTCATCACTGTCATCACCTTCATCGCTATCGTCACTGTCGCCATACATGCGCTTCTCTCCCGGCATTGCCCCGTACCTATCAGCACCAACAACAGCCTCGTGCCAAACCTTCACCACCTGTCCACCACCAGTAACCATGCGCCCCTCAACGTCAAAGCCCAGGCCAACCACGCCCTCGGTCTCATCATGCATAACCTCCGAGGCGACCTTGTTAGGGCCGATCCGCACGAACTTGACTTTACCACTGCCGAGGCCGACAGCGACcaccttgcccttgcccAATTCATCCGGCAGAACAGCCATGGTCTCGAGGGactctccaccaccatctccacgcTCCACATAGATCCGCTCGTCCTGGTCATCCCACGCGCCCTTCTCCCAGAGCGTAAGAACACCGCTAGAACCTCCCACAAGCACCTTCTCGCCGCGACTTGTGCCACTGGCTGCCAGCCCGCCAATATACGTCGAACTGatcaactcctcctcctgatCCTCACTGCGAACAAGCACGCCCCGTCGCAGATCCGTAACTGCCAAGGTCGTTCCACCTGTCGTCACCCATTGCTTGCTGAACCCGGAGGTGCTGGTCTCGGACGCCGGAAGAGGCGTAAGAGACGAAACGTAGTCGTCATGAGGGTGATGAGATTGTTCAGGCTTTGCCGAAACCTTAGAGTAGGGTATGCGGAGATCGTAGAGGTGAAGGGCGCTGGAATCGGTCGCAAGAAGGAGAGTCTGAGGGGAAAGCGCATGGACGATAGTGGGAGCATCGATGGACCTAAAAGCGAATACAATGAGCCATTGAgtccccctccaaccacaTATGTAACGGGATTCATATCCTACCCATTCTTCATTGTAGGAATAGCAATCTTGTTTTCCACAACACCCGTCTCCGCCTTCGCGGCCTTGATCAGTCCGTCCGTTCCGGCCGAGTAGAGCGTCTCGCCATCAATCCCGAACGTCAAGCACCGACAGCTACCCTTGTGGCGTCTCGTCCGCCACATTGTATCAATGTGTCCTCTGCCATTGCGTGACGAGGCATTCGACgtctcgtcgtcgtcgctggCCGCTTCGTCGGTGGGGAGTCGGAATGTTTGGACGTGGCCGGAAGAGAGACCCACGGACACAACTGGCTCCTTGGGGTGCAGGGCCTGGGAGAACAGGTCCGCTGATAGCGGAAGGGTGCAGACGGTGTCGAACATTGCGGGGAATGAGCAATTGCACGAGGGCGAACTTATGCCGCAGTTTTTTTGACCGGCGGAGCTTGCAGCTGCAGGCTGGCGGAGCCGATCAGTCTCGGAGTGAGCGGGCCGACGGATCTTCCGGGGTCGGTTGGCCATAGAGTTTACGCTTAAGGCTACTTTATCAGTTTGCTATCTATGCAGGGCTGATTAGGTCAGGACTAGCGAAGAACAACTGTATCTTGGTTTGAGTGGACTCAAAACAGAAAGGAAGCGAATGTGAAGTGAAGTACAAAATTCTCAACATGAATTGGAAAAAACACAAGAAACAAAGTctgcatcaatcaatctgcaGTGAACGAAACATAAATGAAGGCAGCCCGATATACAAAAGCAGTGGCCACTTTTCGGACTATTTACAAGCCTTAACCCTCCCATATCCCATTTCAGGAACCTGTCCTGTCATGTCCGGCATGGTGGTGCAGTTGAGGCTTTGAGCCCAGCGCTTCAGCTTATGCGGAAGCGCTGAAGGTCGAGTTGATGGGACCGAACTTGATGTTCGAAAAAGTCACCGAAGCATCAGGGTGCGCCCCCTCGACTGTGGCAGGGACGCCCGACTCCGAGTCGCATGTTCCGCGTGCAACACCTGGGTCGGTAGCGGTAGCGTTCTCGGGATAGTCACTGTCGAGCCACTCCATGCTGGCGTAGTAATCATCCCACAAGCTCAGGATCAGAACCATGGAAGACATGGCATCACTGATCCCAGCAAGCCCATTATGCGCAGCGAACACATCGTCGTCGCCAAAGGCCTTCTTCTGCGCAGTGCAGAAGTCCGTTGTGATCGAGTTTCCAGTCACTCCAGAGATGCTGGACTCGGCGTTCGCAATAACGTTTCCGTTCTGCACGTAGTAACGCTTGATCTCGCTGAGGGAGCTGGAGCCATCAGTGATGAACTGGGTCACAACGGTCATCTTGGATCCGGTGTCAACGATCTTGCCATCACCGTAGAAAGTTTCGTTGCCCATGCGAAAGGGGTTGAAGTCGCAGCCGTCAGGGTCGCAGGTTCCTGTGATTGGATTAGCCGAAACATCCAGCTCGAGCTTTTATCTAGGTATTCGTACCTCCGTAGCGGTCATCCGAGTAGGTTCCACCGCAGTTGTTACCCTCACACATGGTCTGTTTGCTGCTATCACAGGGATGGGGTGTCAATGCGGTCGAGATACTATTGGCTTCCCAGATATCCATTTCAGGGCAGCAAGAACCGTGGTTGCCGATACCTGTGTTGTCATTATTGCTAGAAGGTTCCCAGCCATCGACGTTGGCCTGGTTCAGGTTAGCATATAAGATTTGAGGAGGCTTTCAAGGACTACATACTTCTCCGTTGATGAACTTTAGGTCTCGCGGACATTGGGAGTCACAGTATCCTGTTCCGTACTTGGCTCCGGCCTTGTTTGCAGGGTACCTTGAGGTGCCGCCATCGGCGTCCATTGCAGTGAAGTACAGCGCGCCGTTCAATCCACATGGGAGGTTCGACACATCGACGTCGAAAGTGAACTCTGCGTCAAGCAAGTCGAACGTCTGGTATTTCTCGTCACTCGTGTCCATGAGATACACACGCGAGCCAACATTGGAACCAGTGACGAATTTCAGTGTCAATGAATCACCGTCAGTGGTGATACCGTAGGTGGACTCGTAGTCTGCTCCGTCCAGGGCGCAGTTGGTCGCACAGGTTTCATCGTCAGGGCAGAGAGTTGAATCCCACTGTGATGTACGTCAGCCAGTGCAGCACATAGATTCCAATAAAACTCACGGTGTTGCCAGTGTAGCAATTGGTGCTACCATCGACAGAATGGGTCCAGCGCCAGTTTGAGTCGATGACGACCGAGCCACTCTGTTCCGTGCAACTGCCTTCAGAAGTGCACTTCTGCCAGGTCAAGGAAGGATGGACTTCCTCCGTGAGCGTTCCGGCTTGCTGGGCACGAACGGCCGTCAGCAGGGCCGAAAAGAGAAGGGCGCGTTGATGCATTGCAATGAGATTGTATAAGACTCGAGTCGTCTCCTTCTTTCAGTGATACTGTTGTCTGTCCGGTAGATGTGATTTCCAAGCTATACAGCGGGATAACCTCCCCATTTATAACATCCCAGCCAGCATTCGGTCTCATACCCTCTTGCGATCCGGAAGAATAGGGTCTCCCATTTTTGCCGGTGCAGCGGACCGTCAGTCCGTCGATGTTTCAAATTAGGCAAGGCTTTATGTGCCGTGAAATGAAGAACGCACGATAATAGAGTGCTGTGTTGCAGAAAGAGGGCTCTGGGTATTGAGGTGTGTCCGAGAGTGGGCCCAGATTCTATCACCAGGATGGAGTATATCAGGCTGCTTGGCTACCGCTGTGCCTTATTGGTTCATGGAGTTTCAGGGATTCACGGAGGGCCCTCCGAGTTGTTTCTGTACCCTGCTTGTAATGAAGCACTGGGGTCTTCCAATGAAGGCCGTCTATGTCATGTGTGGCCCATCCAAAGCCATGCATGTAGAGAGAATCTGCCTCACAGGCCAACTTTGTGAAGTTCTGCGATAGACAGGTTTTGGAGCCCTTTACTCGGGCGCAGGAGCCTTGCCCGAGGCGATGCTCTAGGGTATCTTGCAAAGTATCATACCCAATACTAGCAAATGGCAGCGATCGTGCAGTCCACTCTGATGCTATTTTCCTTCTCCGATACTTAGAGTATCTTCAAATCGAAAACCCTGTATTCAATTAGCCGCGTCGATTAACAAAGGTCATTCGCAGTCCCATTTGGGAAATACGGAGATAATGGCGTCCCATGTAGCCGCTGAGTTAATGAAGATGTGGCAGCGTGTGGCGTTGTTTGGGTAACAGCCAACTCCGATTCATCTCAAATCCTGATGAAGGATTGATTAATTTCCAGGGTCCCTCTTTTAGCCTTGTCGATCTCGGAATGCGGGGTGCTACATCCCATCAATGACAGCTCGAGTGGGTGCCAAAATGATTCGGATTCATGCAGGTGGCTAGGCTGAAATTGATCTATCCAAGCCGGAAATAGTAGACTTGGATGGGGTTATCAACGTCAAACCAAGAAATATTTTTGGTCTTTGCTCCCGGTAGAGCCCGCCTTACCGTCTTTAGACAGGGCGGTTAGCATCTCCGACTGATTAATGTTTCACCacaattattttatatcgaATTTTCATTTGTTCATAACGTAAGGTGTTTTCCCAGGCGCCATCATCCTTTCATTTGCCTGGTTTCGTACCTAAATGGGGTAATACTGAGCCGAGTCACCTGTAAATCGAACCACT
It contains:
- a CDS encoding maleylacetate reductase (COG:C;~EggNog:ENOG410PM6E;~InterPro:IPR034786,IPR016435,IPR001670,IPR039697;~PFAM:PF13685,PF00465;~go_function: GO:0016491 - oxidoreductase activity [Evidence IEA];~go_function: GO:0018506 - maleylacetate reductase activity [Evidence IEA];~go_function: GO:0046872 - metal ion binding [Evidence IEA];~go_process: GO:0055114 - oxidation-reduction process [Evidence IEA]), producing MDSFEYNANPGRVIFGSGTLKKLPDELARQNLKAPLLLSTPQQVSQAENVKTVLNGQVAGIFTEATMHTPTHITDKALEYAKAQSADCVVSIGGGSTIGLGKAISIRTGLPHICIPTTYAGSEMTPILGETADGLKKTRSDPKILPGTVIYDVDLTMTLPVAMSATSGVNAIAHAVEALYARNTNPVINLMALEGTRALASSLPEIVQNPSSPSARSSAQYGAWLCGTCLGSVGMSIHHKLCHTLGGSFNLPHAETHTAVLPHAISYNAPKIPEAMKKLAEALPESNGDAIHGLNVLLEKLQVKRGLKDFGMKEEDIDKAADIAVSNPYWNPREIEREPIRELIRRVWAGEPARADL
- a CDS encoding uncharacterized protein (COG:Q;~EggNog:ENOG410PNKZ;~InterPro:IPR036291), with translation MPGTILLTGANSSLAIPAVHHFLTKYPDYTLVLTVRNPSTSDPNTKRLNDTITPFFNPSTSIRKLDLSKLSEVTTFAQTLATEITNGTLPPLASIICNAYYWNLASEVETTADELDKTFQVNHIAHASLVLRLLGSFGSNSGRVILFGSDAHWPGKNGLEKYPPTIPEDLDVLVKPIKKADEDVRGKGFYQYAVSKLAIIMWMYALNGQLIQDDNLKQIKAVAINPGNLSDSRALRTNTPLILRIISRFIIQPLRPLLRLLDPTMRTATEAGEDVVELAVSEKYAEEAGYFTLLRKDESSPESQDGEKQEKIWKKTLEWAQVSPKDTVLKLDKGDLPM
- the JIP5 gene encoding WD40 repeat domain-containing protein (COG:S;~EggNog:ENOG410PGDQ;~InterPro:IPR015943,IPR036322;~go_function: GO:0005515 - protein binding [Evidence IEA]), translated to MFDTVCTLPLSADLFSQALHPKEPVVSVGLSSGHVQTFRLPTDEAASDDDETSNASSRNGRGHIDTMWRTRRHKGSCRCLTFGIDGETLYSAGTDGLIKAAKAETGVVENKIAIPTMKNGSIDAPTIVHALSPQTLLLATDSSALHLYDLRIPYSKVSAKPEQSHHPHDDYVSSLTPLPASETSTSGFSKQWVTTGGTTLAVTDLRRGVLVRSEDQEEELISSTYIGGLAASGTSRGEKVLVGGSSGVLTLWEKGAWDDQDERIYVERGDGGGESLETMAVLPDELGKGKVVAVGLGSGKVKFVRIGPNKVASEVMHDETEGVVGLGFDVEGRMVTGGGQVVKVWHEAVVGADRYGAMPGEKRMYGDSDDSDEGDDSDDDSDDSDAGGRQDKAQNKRKKTKAKGKGGQQIMAFADLD
- a CDS encoding glycoside hydrolase family 7 protein (CAZy:GH7;~COG:G;~EggNog:ENOG410PHJ4;~InterPro:IPR037019,IPR001722,IPR013320;~PFAM:PF00840;~SECRETED:SignalP(1-17);~go_function: GO:0004553 - hydrolase activity, hydrolyzing O-glycosyl compounds [Evidence IEA];~go_process: GO:0005975 - carbohydrate metabolic process [Evidence IEA]) codes for the protein MHQRALLFSALLTAVRAQQAGTLTEEVHPSLTWQKCTSEGSCTEQSGSVVIDSNWRWTHSVDGSTNCYTGNTWDSTLCPDDETCATNCALDGADYESTYGITTDGDSLTLKFVTGSNVGSRVYLMDTSDEKYQTFDLLDAEFTFDVDVSNLPCGLNGALYFTAMDADGGTSRYPANKAGAKYGTGYCDSQCPRDLKFINGEANVDGWEPSSNNDNTGIGNHGSCCPEMDIWEANSISTALTPHPCDSSKQTMCEGNNCGGTYSDDRYGGTCDPDGCDFNPFRMGNETFYGDGKIVDTGSKMTVVTQFITDGSSSLSEIKRYYVQNGNVIANAESSISGVTGNSITTDFCTAQKKAFGDDDVFAAHNGLAGISDAMSSMVLILSLWDDYYASMEWLDSDYPENATATDPGVARGTCDSESGVPATVEGAHPDASVTFSNIKFGPINSTFSASA